One genomic window of Monodelphis domestica isolate mMonDom1 chromosome 1, mMonDom1.pri, whole genome shotgun sequence includes the following:
- the CFL2 gene encoding cofilin-2, whose amino-acid sequence MASGVTVNDEVIKVFNDMKVRKSSTQEEIKKRKKAVLFCLSDDKKQIIVEEAKQILVGDIGDTVEDPYTSFVKLLPLNDCRYALYDATYETKESKKEDLVFIFWAPECAPLKSKMIYASSKDAIKKKFTGIKHEWQVNGLDDIKDRSTLGEKLGGNVVVSLEGRPL is encoded by the exons ATG GCTTCTGGAGTAACTGTGAATGATGAAGTAATCAAAGTTTTTAATGACATGAAAGTAAGGAAATCTTCTACACAAGAGgagatcaaaaaaagaaagaaagcagttcTCTTCTGTTTAAGTgatgacaaaaaacaaataattgtaGAGGAAGCAAAGCAGATCTTGGTGGGTGACATTGGTGATACAGTAGAGGACCCCTACACATCTTTTGTGAAGTTACTACCTCTGAATGATTGCCGATATGCTTTGTATGATGCCACATACGAGACAAAAGAGTCTAAGAAAGAAGACCTAGTATTTATATTCTG ggCTCCTGAATGTGCACCTTTAAAAAGCAAGATGATTTATGCTAGTTCTAAAGAtgccattaaaaagaaatttacag GTATTAAACACGAGTGGCAAGTAAATGGCTTGGATGATATTAAGGATCGTTCAACGCTTGGAGAGAAATTGGGAGGCAATGTAGTAGTTTCACTTGAAGGAAGACCTTTATAA